Proteins found in one Sphingobium sp. V4 genomic segment:
- a CDS encoding DUF3617 domain-containing protein, with protein MRRTVLMLAVLTGALAACGDKPGDKPGDIAATDAMSKAEVKAQVDKVQLRPGQWEGRFTIQDIDLSAMPGAPAGMKEQMKSMMSQTSLKYCVTPEEAANPGGEMFSGQENRNCTYGGFEAKDGAVKGQVSCKSEGGTMNATMSGRYAPEHYSMDMDMKMAGGPQGMTMAMTARSEGKWIGPECPPGSET; from the coding sequence ATGCGCCGGACAGTCTTGATGCTCGCGGTTCTGACGGGCGCGCTGGCCGCCTGTGGTGACAAGCCCGGCGACAAGCCGGGGGACATCGCCGCCACCGACGCCATGAGCAAGGCGGAGGTGAAGGCGCAGGTCGACAAGGTCCAGCTCAGGCCCGGCCAGTGGGAAGGCCGCTTCACCATCCAGGATATCGACCTGTCCGCCATGCCCGGCGCGCCGGCGGGGATGAAGGAGCAGATGAAGAGCATGATGAGCCAGACCTCGCTCAAATATTGCGTGACGCCCGAGGAGGCCGCCAATCCGGGGGGTGAGATGTTCTCCGGCCAGGAGAACAGGAATTGCACCTATGGCGGGTTCGAGGCGAAGGACGGCGCGGTCAAGGGACAGGTGTCGTGCAAGTCGGAGGGCGGCACGATGAACGCCACCATGTCGGGCCGCTATGCGCCCGAACACTATAGCATGGACATGGACATGAAGATGGCGGGCGGTCCCCAGGGCATGACCATGGCGATGACCGCGCGGTCGGAGGGCAAGTGGATCGGGCCGGAGTGCCCGCCGGGCAGTGAGACCTGA
- a CDS encoding HNH endonuclease, with protein sequence MGRRVEWHHPLPRSRGGRDVVPLHPICHRTIHATLANAELARSYTDRQALRAHPVIARFLAWVGGKPPDFHAPTRPRR encoded by the coding sequence ATGGGCCGCCGGGTCGAGTGGCATCATCCGCTGCCCCGGAGCCGGGGCGGGCGCGACGTGGTGCCGCTGCACCCGATCTGCCACCGCACCATCCATGCGACGCTGGCCAATGCCGAACTGGCGCGGAGCTATACCGACCGGCAGGCGTTGCGCGCGCACCCGGTCATCGCCCGCTTCCTTGCCTGGGTCGGGGGCAAGCCGCCCGATTTCCACGCACCCACCCGGCCCCGGCGATGA
- a CDS encoding DUF3617 domain-containing protein, which translates to MRMTVQAALPLALTLGLAACGSDPAPAPEAEEAPVVMQAGQWALTRKTTGYNTPTVTPAEYQEALKQVSEDKLCIAVDKDGLPDPNALAGAEGTECTYKDKMARKGRLIATLSCKAGAGTSEIAVEGNYTADMLTLGSTMTKTESGQPVLRTTHDLTGRRVGDCPSPS; encoded by the coding sequence ATGCGAATGACTGTGCAGGCGGCCTTGCCGCTGGCGTTGACCCTTGGCCTGGCCGCCTGCGGCAGTGATCCCGCGCCCGCGCCCGAGGCCGAGGAGGCGCCCGTCGTCATGCAGGCGGGGCAATGGGCGCTGACCCGCAAGACCACCGGCTATAATACCCCCACCGTCACCCCGGCCGAATATCAGGAAGCGCTGAAGCAGGTCAGCGAGGACAAGCTGTGCATCGCCGTGGACAAGGACGGCCTGCCCGACCCCAACGCCCTCGCCGGCGCGGAAGGGACGGAATGCACTTACAAGGACAAGATGGCGCGCAAGGGTCGGTTGATCGCCACGCTGAGCTGCAAGGCCGGGGCGGGCACCTCAGAAATCGCGGTAGAGGGCAATTATACCGCCGACATGCTGACGCTCGGATCGACGATGACGAAGACCGAGAGTGGACAGCCGGTGCTGCGCACCACCCATGACCTGACTGGCCGTCGGGTCGGCGACTGCCCCTCGCCCTCCTGA
- a CDS encoding MBL fold metallo-hydrolase — translation MNRLISIIRGAGIGLLFLVIALCLAITLVPPFLDRIYHDGPVSRHYDGAHFFNPDGAIETPAPPGTSRQGFLFRWLLGADDRPPWPVAIAVKPSRPAPFAAPRGMVATWVGHATVLVQAAGLNILTDPIWSDHASPFPPIGPKRIARPGIRFDDLPRIDLVIISHNHYDHMDLPTLKRLWDRDRPKIVTSLGNEAILKREGIPATALDWGQSVSGAALNGLAPDAVIQCGHYEHCPDYRVHVTRNHHWSSRWGADRNRALWSSFVIETRAGNIFFAGDTGAGDMGWPYEARRIGPIRLALIPIGAFRFWKGQMQSDAHLGPMQAVELFRRLGASTAIPIHWGTFRLSYEQWDTPPRMLELALRCEGIERRRFAPLRIGQSLLVPTVSPVVPGRRKCDERAIRALE, via the coding sequence GCCTCATCAGCATCATCAGAGGCGCGGGCATCGGGCTGCTGTTCCTGGTCATCGCGCTCTGCCTGGCGATCACGCTCGTTCCGCCCTTTCTGGACCGCATCTATCATGACGGGCCGGTCAGCCGCCATTATGACGGCGCTCATTTCTTCAACCCCGACGGCGCGATCGAAACGCCCGCGCCGCCCGGCACCAGCCGGCAGGGCTTCCTCTTCCGCTGGCTGCTGGGCGCGGACGACCGGCCGCCCTGGCCCGTCGCCATCGCCGTCAAGCCCAGCCGCCCCGCCCCCTTCGCCGCGCCGCGCGGCATGGTGGCGACCTGGGTCGGCCATGCGACGGTGCTGGTGCAGGCGGCCGGGCTCAACATCCTGACCGATCCGATCTGGTCCGATCATGCCAGCCCCTTTCCGCCGATCGGGCCGAAACGGATCGCGCGGCCGGGCATCCGTTTCGACGACCTGCCCCGCATCGACCTGGTCATCATCAGCCACAATCATTACGACCATATGGACCTGCCCACGCTGAAACGGCTGTGGGATCGGGACCGGCCGAAGATCGTCACCAGCCTGGGCAACGAGGCGATATTGAAGCGGGAGGGCATCCCCGCGACCGCGCTCGACTGGGGCCAGTCGGTCAGCGGCGCGGCGCTCAACGGGCTGGCGCCCGATGCCGTCATCCAGTGCGGTCATTATGAACATTGCCCCGACTATCGCGTCCATGTGACCCGCAACCATCACTGGAGCAGCCGCTGGGGCGCCGACCGCAACCGCGCGCTCTGGTCCAGCTTCGTCATCGAAACGCGCGCGGGCAACATCTTCTTCGCCGGCGACACCGGCGCGGGCGACATGGGCTGGCCCTATGAGGCCCGGCGGATCGGCCCGATCCGCTTGGCGCTGATCCCGATCGGCGCCTTCCGCTTCTGGAAAGGGCAGATGCAGTCGGACGCCCATCTCGGTCCGATGCAGGCGGTGGAGCTGTTCCGGCGTCTGGGCGCATCGACCGCCATCCCCATCCATTGGGGCACGTTCCGCCTCTCCTACGAACAATGGGACACGCCGCCCCGGATGCTGGAGCTGGCGCTGCGCTGCGAGGGGATAGAGCGGCGGCGCTTCGCCCCCCTGCGGATCGGGCAGTCGCTGCTGGTCCCGACCGTCAGCCCGGTCGTGCCGGGGCGCAGAAAATGCGACGAGCGGGCGATCCGCGCGCTGGAGTGA